Genomic window (Helianthus annuus cultivar XRQ/B chromosome 3, HanXRQr2.0-SUNRISE, whole genome shotgun sequence):
GAGACTTTTGGAACATTGGGTGCTATCGTTAGAAGCCAAACAGGCAGCCAACAAGTCGGCTTTCTCACAAACCGCCACGTGGCGGTCAATTTAGACTACCCAAATCAAAAAAtgtttcatcctttaccaccaacACTTGGACCGGGGATATATCTTGGTGCGGTCGAGAGAGCTACTTCATTTATCACAGATGACCTTTGGTACGGCATCTTTGCTGGCATCAACCCAGGTTAGCCCTTTATACATTATCTTTTACCAACAGTAGTTGAAATTCTAgaatgtaaaaagttttgtatttGGTATAAATGCAGAGACGTTTGTGAGAGCGGATGGGGCGTTCATCCCGTTCAGTGACGATTTCGACATGTCCACTGTGACTACATCTGTAAAAGACGTTGGAGAAATCGGAGACGTTAAAATCATAGATTTGCAATCTCCGATCGGTAGTCTTATTGGCAAGAAAGTGATGAAAGTTGGCAGGAGCTCAGGGTTGACTAAAGGAACGGTCTTGGCTTACGCCCTTGAATACAACGACGAAAAGGGAATTTGCTTTTTTACCGATTTTCTCGTTGTTGGGGAAAATCAACAAACTTTTGACCTTGAAGGTGATAGTGGAAGCTTGATCATTATGAAGGGTGAAAACGAGGAGAAACCACGACCCGTTGGGATCATATGGGGTGGGACCGCTAATCGGGGACGGCTTAAACTTAAAGTTGGTCAACCACCAGAAAACTGGACTAGTGGTGTTGACCTTGGTCGTTTACTTAATCTTCTTGAACTCGATCTTATTACAACAAGTGATGCGCTAAAAGGTTTGGTAGTTGTGTTTCGTTTTTATCGTTtttgagtaaaatgtcatttttgtTTGACCAGTTttcgactttcgtccaaaggtttgtttttccgcatctggattcgaaaggtttgaaatcttgccattttcatccgggctggttaactccatccatttttctccgttaagtcaagggtatttccgtcttttttgttaacttaaagggcaattcagtcttttgcCGTTTATGTCAAAAGACCGAATACACGTGAAAAGACTGAATTGCCTTTTAAGTttacaaaaaagacggaaatacccctgacataatggagaaaaatgaatggagttacaagctggatgaaaatggcaagatttcaaccTTTTGGATCAACTCATCAAGATGTGAAAAAAAAACCTTTGGACGAAATTCGCAAAAATGTTCAAACAtgagggacgaaaatggcattttactctttattttatataatataaattgTGAGATTCTTATTACGAATAAATGGGCAGGTGCGGTGCAAGAACAAAGGGCTGCATCAGCAACGGTGGCTGTTTCAACCGGTGAGGATTCTTCACCGCCAGAAATAGTGCTACCGAAAGACAAAGCGGAGCCATTAGGACTTCACATCCACCAACATATCCATTTAGAAAATGGATCAGCTAGCGGTGGTGGACCGGATATCAACTTGTCTCCTA
Coding sequences:
- the LOC110929804 gene encoding protein NARROW LEAF 1, with the translated sequence MDPARVNMRVRSSGSTPSEESALDLEKACYSQSNLPSNPPTLQPYASGGQHSESNAAYFSWPTSSRLSDAAEERTNYFVNLQKGVLPESIGRLPKGHQATTLLELMTIRASHSKILRCYSLGTAIGFRIRRGVLTDIPAILVFVSRKVHKQWLSPIQCLPTILEGPGSVWCDVDVVEFSYFGAPEPTSKEQLYTDIVDDLRGSGSCIGSGSQVASQETFGTLGAIVRSQTGSQQVGFLTNRHVAVNLDYPNQKMFHPLPPTLGPGIYLGAVERATSFITDDLWYGIFAGINPETFVRADGAFIPFSDDFDMSTVTTSVKDVGEIGDVKIIDLQSPIGSLIGKKVMKVGRSSGLTKGTVLAYALEYNDEKGICFFTDFLVVGENQQTFDLEGDSGSLIIMKGENEEKPRPVGIIWGGTANRGRLKLKVGQPPENWTSGVDLGRLLNLLELDLITTSDALKGAVQEQRAASATVAVSTGEDSSPPEIVLPKDKAEPLGLHIHQHIHLENGSASGGGPDINLSPTENAAHLEDGPMVGPSIEHQFIPSFNGHSPLHRNERRCRAESENLSALKSSSDEDLGFDLHLGDNEPKRRRSDPLSPSMDEEAK